One stretch of Hevea brasiliensis isolate MT/VB/25A 57/8 chromosome 12, ASM3005281v1, whole genome shotgun sequence DNA includes these proteins:
- the LOC110643629 gene encoding triacylglycerol lipase OBL1 gives MAGRSYDGEDFCPNKLLLDPEEATFFELIRLLFSSDVKSRRFVECPEEQRRRDFSHRWLIFISVVVQKFLLFYRTPLAQIGNAIETWLNLVSSNGGLFMLMLKFLKGNVMKPDRSSATFTSVVGNLDWRLEMERSLRAGHRKYKSALALMASKLSYENEAFINSVVTGHLNMDFLGFYNFWNGYQRLHSTQAFMLQDTNTDPNLIVVAFRGTSPFDAYAWCTDVDISWYELQGFGKIHRGFMNALGLQKDGWPNEIAPDSDHLYAYYEIRRVLRDILSKNEKAKFIVTGHSLGGALAILFVGVLAIHKEAWLLDRMEGVYTFGQPRVGDRQFGGFMEDKLKENDVRYLRYVYCNDMVPRLPYDDSTLLYKHFGPCLYYNSLYQGKVLWEEPNKNYFNLFWAIPKNLNAVWELIRSFIIPCVKGRNYREGWFMRVFRIIGLAIPGLSAHTPQDYDNSTRLGSLPQL, from the exons ATGGCAGGTCGTAGCTATGATGGTGAAGACTTCTGTCCCAATAAGTTGTTGCTTGATCCAGAGGAAGCAACTTTTTTCGAACTGATTCGTCTCCTATTTTCATCTGACGTAAAGAGCAGAAGATTTGTTGAGTGCCCAGAAGAGCAAAGGAGAAGAGATTTTAGTCATCGATGGCTTATATTCATCTCCGTTGTTGTTCAAAAATTCCTTCTCTTTTATAGAACTCCCTTGGCTCAGATAGGGAATGCAATAGAGACGTGGTTGAATCTTGTGTCGAGCAACGGTGGGCTTTTCATGCTGATGCTGAAATTTTTGAAAG GAAATGTGATGAAGCCGGATAGATCATCGGCAACGTTCACATCGGTGGTGGGAAATCTTGACTGGAGATTAGAAATGGAGAGGAGTTTAAGAGCTGGTCACAGAAAATATAAATCAGCTCTGGCTTTGATGGCTTCTAAATTATCTTACGAGAATGAAGCATTCATCAATTCCGTAGTTACAGGTCACTTGAAT ATGGATTTCTTGGGTTTTTACAACTTCTGGAACG GGTACCAGAGGCTACACTCAACCCAAGCCTTCATGCTTCAAGATACGAACACTGACCCAAACCTCATAGTGGTGGCATTTAGAGGCACCAGCCCATTTGATGCATATGCATGGTGCACGGATGTTGATATCTCATGGTATGAGCTTCAAGGCTTTGGTAAGATCCACCGTGGCTTTATGAATGCCCTAGGCCTACAGAAGGATGGCTGGCCAAATGAAATTGCACCAGACAGTGACCATTTGTATGCATACTACGAGATCAGAAGAGTGCTGAGGGATATATTGAGCAAGAATGAAAAGGCAAAGTTCATAGTAACAGGTCACAGCTTGGGTGGGGCATTGGCAATATTGTTTGTGGGTGTTTTAGCTATACACAAAGAGGCCTGGTTACTGGACAGAATGGAAGGTGTCTACACTTTTGGGCAGCCAAGAGTTGGAGACAGGCAATTTGGGGGTTTCATGGAAGATAAGTTGAAAGAGAATGATGTGAGATATTTGAGGTATGTTTATTGCAATGACATGGTGCCTAGATTGCCCTATGATGATTCAACTCTCTTGTATAAGCACTTTGGGCCTTGCCTCTACTACAATAGCTTGTATCAAGGAAAG GTTTTGTGGGAAGAGCCGAACAAGAACTACTTCAATTTGTTTTGGGCCATACCCAAAAACTTGAATGCTGTTTGGGAGCTGATTCGGAGTTTTATCATCCCTTGCGTGAAAGGTCGGAACTACAGAGAAGGCTGGTTTATGAGAGTGTTTAGGATAATAGGTTTGGCAATTCCAGGATTATCAGCTCATACTCCTCAAGATTATGACAATTCTACCCGATTAGGATCCTTGCCCCAACTATAG